The sequence AAGAAGAACCAGTACCATCCAATGATACCTTTAATATGGCATTATATCATTTACGTTCAATGAAATTCGTTGGTATTACAGAGAAATATTCAGAGTCATTAGCATTATTAAAGTTTTACACTGGTTTAGAAAATCCAAATGTTgctgataaattaaaaaattcaaaatttagaCCATATGGTATAACACCTGCaatcattgaaaaaattaaaaaaagaaattggatggatattttattatatgaaGAAGCtttaaaaatgtttgaaagacaaattaatattgttggtagagataattttgaaaaacaattaacaaaaaattatagaCAATAGTCCAAAAATTctaaccaataataataataataataataataattattaataataataataataataataataataatagaattgaaaaaaaataaaaaataaaaaaataaaatcaaattgattttatttttttactttattatatatatatatgcaacttttttttctatttaattttattctatttattatctaatttattttcaccttctttcttttctttttattctttttcatcGATTTCagtttcaacttttttaatgGAGTCTTCACAAAAAGAGTCTGGTAAATTACCAAGCTGTGACATTCTTGCTAGTAATCCACTATCCAACATATCTGCTTCACCTTCTTTTTGTTGAGCaatcattgaaaatatttcagattgatttttaaatctttcagTTTCTTCTGGTGGATAATGatctatatttttttcaatccaGTCTGGatactatttttttgaaaaaaaaaaaaaaaaaaaaaaaaatacgtgatattattagtattatatataatatctatacaaaataaataaataggtGATTAATATAATTACATTTTCAGCCATAAATTGAATAGATTCTTcgaataaatcattaatttgaCCAGTTTCCTCACCATCGAGATTAAAGTTTTGACCTTCCATTAATTTAGAAAGGTTActaaataaatcatcaataccaccattattatcagtTTTATTTGATGCATTATCTGctaaattctttaatgtATCACTAATACTACTTTCAAAATTATCTATATGTACACcgctgttattattatttttattattattattactgttgttgttgagttcatcattattgaaattaagaCCACCCGCTTTTGTTAATTCCTCTAAGAAAGGTTTAAAATTATCCATATCACCTAAATCTGAATCCTCCGAAACTCCAAACATTGTTGCTAACTTTTCAGCTAATTCatcaa comes from Dictyostelium discoideum AX4 chromosome 2 chromosome, whole genome shotgun sequence and encodes:
- the pex19 gene encoding peroxin 19, with product MNLDDLLNSALDELETQEKEQPTTTKTTTTTTTTTTSNTTKTINNNNNTVTPSTIKPTYNKPPPPSLGNDDLLNTNVNDMMDIFKKLLGEETLKNLDAGFDKEYNKDINNNSDDSNNGGLPSEEDKKKIDELAEKLATMFGVSEDSDLGDMDNFKPFLEELTKAGGLNFNNDELNNNSNNNNKNNNNSGVHIDNFESSISDTLKNLADNASNKTDNNGGIDDLFSNLSKLMEGQNFNLDGEETGQINDLFEESIQFMAENYPDWIEKNIDHYPPEETERFKNQSEIFSMIAQQKEGEADMLDSGLLARMSQLGNLPDSFCEDSIKKVETEIDEKE